Below is a genomic region from Zonotrichia leucophrys gambelii isolate GWCS_2022_RI chromosome 1A, RI_Zleu_2.0, whole genome shotgun sequence.
CACAACCTAAAGACTTTCTGTCCAAATTCTATGCGGGCCACAATCCTTGAGGAACTGACTCTGTGTCTTCCTGCCTTATATTACAAATAAAGTTCTatacaatagaaaaaaaaatccataccAAGAGATTCTCTAGCATCTTAGGAGCCTAATGACTAGGCAAATCCATAGCATGTGCAAATGATTATGATCTGTTTGAAGAGCTGTCATGTTCTAGTTTTGCCAGTGTGTATTTTCAGTGGATGGCATTTATCCCATCACTTGCCCTGGGGTGTCTGCTGAATAACCAcaacacagcctggctgctggtcTTTGTGCTTGGCCTGCAGCCCCATCTGTAGATGTTAGCTCTGTGAGCAAAAGGGCAGAAATGTTCTTGTGCTTGAGGGGTATGTTAGGGATATTGCAGTGTATTCATGCAGTGTCTTGCAATTTCATCCTATGACTTTGTTGACCTTGTGTTTTATATTGGACATTAGTCTCCTTCATTTCTCCCAGAGAAAATATCCTAATGGTAGGCAAATAAATCCTTGTGTAATAAAACATCAGCAGAGTCCATTTCTCTGCTGTAAAATGAAACTACCTGGAAAAAGGggatttgttctgttttccagaaaaggAAGGCTCTGTAACAGCTTCTGAAGCCTAGCAGGAGAAGGTGTCCCACCATTACCTCATCCACTGAATCAGGAATTACTAGTTCCCTTTTGAGAGGGATAAGGAGAATTTATTCTCTCAGCAGAGAACAGGTTTTCAGCAAGTAACTGGGTGCTCTTCCAGATGTGCCCAGCACTGGATGTTTGCAGTAAActcaaaattctttttttccagcctaaataaACATCTTTTATCCTGTAAGTCCTGGGGCTTTCTTCCCCATGAGGACTGTAACACAGCACTCCTCAGGGACATGTACATAGCTACCTTGGGCCTCCAGGGCTGACAAAGCCAGGAGGGGCCCAGGAGGGACAAAGCAGTGAAAAGGATTTTGGCAGCATCTAAAACAGAAGCAGGTACATGTTTGGCTCCCAAGAGCAGATAAACTGGAACAATTGCCTCTCAGGTGGCTTTGGGCATGGAGGGGGCAACTCAGATACCAAGTGACTCAAGAACCTGACAGCTGCCTTTAGCTGCAGCTCTCGGGGTTACTCAGATTACAGGCTCCCTTTTCTCTAGTAGCCGTGCTGGAGAGTTATTGAGCAAACATTAAAAGCTGTGCCAAAGAAGTAAGGGAACAAATGTGGTGTTGGAACTATACACTGCTCCCAGTTCAACAGCAACACCAataaggaaggaagaagtggcaATCAAGAGGCCAGATCTAGTGACCAGAAACCATGAGAcactggggcagtgctggcttaagaaaaataaataattgaccAACCTCTCAAGGTATCATTTTGAGAGAACAGCTGGTCTGCTGTGACTAAAGATACTCTTCCTGTGCCATAACAGCAAAGAAGACCTTTAAAGTCTATGATGCAAGGATTTAAGTGCAATAGCAAACACTTTTATGAAAAGAGGAGTTGaagtgaagaaaacaaataccTTAGGGCTCTTTCAGAAGGAAGTACTGAACTACCTGGGAAATATTGGATACCTGGAGCCAGCATTCAGAGATGAAATGCTATAAAACACATGAACAAGTTCATTTGCAACTTGTGATCTCAACCTTTTACCAAAGCCACTCAGAGTTTTAACTCTGTGATGATAATATTGTCTTTCATCTTCAGTGAGGTGAAGTTCATGACACAGTCCCCATCAGATACAGCTGCTAGGTTGTTGAACAGTGCCATTGTCAATGTGCACTCCATTCTTTAACAGGGCTGTgttgtggggctgctgcttcccctAGGATTCCACATGTCCTGTAGATGAGTAGTGAGTTACTGAAAGGactcaaaagagaaaataagcaTGAAGAGAGCCTCGCTATTGGAACCGACATCCAGAGATAGAAAGGTTAAGGCAGAAGTGCTAGGACATAGAGAAATAATGTATAAAAACACAGGACCAAAGTTGCACATGTCAATCTCTGGGTCTTTAATTAAGTGTTTCCCATGTTGCTAATTAAAGGCATCCCAAGCAGTCTTTGATGAGGTGAGCATGTGTGTGCAAGGACGCAGGGCCTATCAAGCATTTCTTCAACCCTGATTACAGATTTCCAGCATACAGAGATGTGCAGAACACTCACTGGCAAAAGGGGATACAAAGCCCCCTGTCCCCTTTGGGAAGGGCAAAACACAGGTGACAGATGTTGGAACCATTGTTTTGTCAATGGCTTTctcctttctgttcttctgtttCAGTGCTGCAAATAGAAAAACAAGGTGTTACAGATACACTACTGAGCTGCAGTCTGCATCCTCCTCCCAAAACTACACAAGGTGGGGTTTACATAAAGGAAGTTAACAACAGGCCAGTGCAGTCTTTGCAATCTTTTAAGTCTTAGCTTTTAGCTGCACAGTGCATGCTGGAAAGCCCCTTTATCAACTGGAATACATCCACCAAACTGACTGTAAATCTACATGATTTACAACAACTTCTCTTAAACAGCTTCTTTGTTCTATAAAGAAATACACCCAAACTCAAATCTTCACACAAGAGCAAGCTAAACAGAATAATGGAAAATGGTAGAAAGTGTAGCACAGTGCAGATAAAGGTGAATTATTTCCATTCTTCCTTTCTGCAATGAGTCTGAATGGTCCAACTACTCCAGTGTTGTAACACCCAGCAGACAGTTTGTTCTGATGGGTTCTGGAGTGCTCTTAAATTGTTCACCTATATCAGAATTTCAGACAGTACATGATTCTGTTTTAAGAGTCATTCTGTGAGTTAGGAGAAGACTTTTAAACAGGTAAACAAGTAgaacaaaatcatggaatcgtttaggttggaaaagaccttcaagtTCATTGAGTCCCAGTTGCTAACCCAGTACTGCCAAGTCCACTGCTAAAGTATGTCCTTAAGTGCCTCATCTACACCTCCTCTAAATACCTCCAAGGCATGTGACTCCACCACttacttccctgggcagcctgctctaATGCTGGACAAccctttccctgaagaaatgtttcctaatatccaatctaaacgTTCCCTAATAAAACCTGGTGctatttccttttgtcctgttGCTTGTTAATTGGGAAGAGATTGAACCcttcctggctgcagcctcctttcaggtagttgcagagagtgataagctctcccctgagccttcttttcaccaggctaaacagccccagctccctcagccactcctcatagcAGGTGTGCTTCAGactcctgagcagctctgctgtcattCTTTGGGTGTGTATGTAATGTAGGAACACTGAAGTCTCTCTGTTGTCTGCAGTACAGACCCTCATTGactacattttatttctgattcaGCTAGCAAGATctaaaacaccatcacttttcCCAGTCTCTAAGAAATGCCTGGCATGGAGATTGCACAGACATCAGTCTGGCCTACTCTGGTACGAAACAAAAAAGTTCATAGCCAAAGGCTATATCTGTGTCCATGTGTTTAACTGCAAGTACATCTTTTAAGCTGTTGCTGGCTGTATTTCCTAGTCTGAgattctcctccctgccccaagcCAAACGGGAAGCACAAATAATTAGATTGCTGGTGTAGTTAATGACATACCCTTTAATCATCGTCATCGTCATCCTCTGGGACAAAGATATCATGTTCTTCAAGTAAGGCTGCAAAGTTCTTACTGATCTGAGTGCCAACATACAGGAAAGGGATCACGACGCTGAACACTCTGAGGAGGCCGAAGGGCGTCTGCAAGGAGTCGATTGTAAAAAGTGGATCTTTACATCCAAGCAAGTCGCACTTCGGCTGAACCGGCGCACTCCCGGCTCCCCAGGCGCGCGGAGGACCCGGGAAGCGACTCCCAGAACGATTTGCGTCCCCGGTGCCAAGCCCCGGTCACGGCACCGCGCTTTATGAGACTATTTATTATAGCGTTACAAACGTATTTATTATATCGTTACCAGCGAGCGGGCAGCCCGGGGCAGGGAACACCCATGACTTGGGAGGGGATGCGGCCGTCGGTGACAAAGGGCGGCGCGAAGGCGGGTACTGATGTCCCCCTTGCGTCGCAGCGCTCCCTGACCCGGGGGGGACGCGGGGGACACCGGCTCGGCGAGCCCGGCACGCTCGGGGGCCGCTCCCGTCTCCCTCCCGCTGCCCAGCGCTTCCGCATTCTCGCCCGCAGCCCCCCGCTGATTGGTCCCAGACACTGTCACTCACTTCCACGACCCCGCCCACAACAGCTGCGCCCGCACCGATTGGTCGCCGCTCCCACCCGTGGCTGCCGCCTCCGCCCGCTCGCCCCTCACTCACCTTAACCGGCTTGGGCAAAATGGCGCCGCTGCGGGTGACGGTGGCACCCCGGGAGGGCACCAGCGGCAAGGccggggcccggccgggcccggcccagcccgcaCGCCCCGAGCGAGCCACGGTGGCCGCCAGGAGCCGCCCGGCTGCCGCTGCCATCGTCCCGCCTGCCCCGAGTCGCGGCCAAGCCCAGGCGTCACCTAGGATCTCGCGAGGCTTGTGGGGAGGCGGCGCTGTCGGCGCTGCGCATGCGCAGGTGAGGCCGCGCCCCCCGGGGTACGTGGGCGTTCTCGGTGCCCCCGCGGGACGCAGGGCCCGGGCCGCCTCCGCCGCCTCCCGGTAAGGGAAAACTGGGCCGGGGAAATGGCCAGGCCCTGCAGACATGCCAGGGGCTCCATGGATCTATTAACAGCGCACGGGCTACAAATCGAACCGGTTTATTCGGCTTCGCGACATAAAATACAAACTCTAAACAATGTAATGGGATGCGTAATACAAGTTCCGCGTGTAAAACAAACTCTGAacaatgtaatgtaatgtataaTACAAATTCCGCGTGTAAAACAGGCGCATGCAAAACCATCTCCTAAAACAGGGAATAGGCCCTACCTAAAACTGAAGCACTTGGAAAGGCAGGATTCGCTCGTAGTGTTTTCCAGGTGATTGTGTGGAGAGAACACGAgtttggtgctgctggtgaAAGATGCCCCGTGCCTTGCAGTGGGGCTTTCTTTCAGCTTCTCTGCAAAGGCAGCCGAGAGAGGTAACACTGAGGGGTAGCTCCCCCAGGCACTGGTAGTGCAGTAGCTACTGTACAAAACGCCTGATCTTGGTCATGATTGTCCACCCCGTGGCCAAAAAACGGGCTCAAATATGAAATGCTAGCCTCAGAAAAATGTAAGGACTAAATCAACTATTTTAGCAGGCCATGTCAGAATTGCCCTTCctctttcaatttcttttaaatttcagtACCTTCCTCTCATTGCTTGTGCACTACAGAAAACTCTTGGAAAAGGATCTTAGTTCAGTACTTTAAGTACAGTACCCATTCAACATCAGTGTTCAGCTCCCCCTTTGCCTAGGAACCTGTTTAGATAGACATTCTCtacttttaaaactaaaaaggGAAAGTGGAGGCAGGAGATCAAACAGTCCAAACTTGAACGActggagaaaaaccctgggtggCAATCAGCCTTATTTTGCTGCCAGGGACAATGTGCAATGAAAACTCCCTGCCTTTGCTGTAACAacctctgcctgcaggaagACAGACAGGCTGCTCCATTAGCCAGCTGAATGTTCAACCCCAGGAAGCTGAAATCCTGACCTCCTGCCTGGGGGCTGCTTCaaaggcactgccagcacaagcaactcagctgggctggctccacAGCCCCGTCTctgaggagggagggcagcactCAGGTGCTTCCTGCCTAATGAGCAAGTGGCAGTGATCATTAAAAAACCTGTACTCCTACACAAATTTGGGCAAGGCTCCAGCCCGGCTGCTACAACAGTGGGAGGGTGAGGAAACCCTGATCAAGCCCATCCAAAGGCCCAGGCATGGATGGCTGGGCTGAGCATAAATGTGGATCGGGATTCAGCCATTTTCTTGTCAGCACTGcagaataaaacacagaatGATTCCAAACACACTGAGATGGGAAGCAGAGCGCAGTGCCTCAtttgcaggatttgggatttaacTGGGATATGGGCTAACGCAAAGGTAGGTAGCGTGGAAATTGTGCTGTTTGAATGGGACAGATTAAAGCATTAAATATAAGCTCTTTAGTAGTGTTACGAGCACAATCCTGGCTTATTAAAACACACTAAGCTTCTTAAAAGTGAAACTGCCCTTAAATGAATAATACTGTCTCAGATTCAGTTCTGACAGAACTGGCTTTGTTAATTTATCTTCCCTTTCAAGTCACTCCCAATTCTTGGGTCTCACGTAGGAACTGCCACCacattttgatttgttttggaaGTTGGGTCTTTACTGTCAATCTGCCTTATGTTAATCTGAGACATCAGGAATATTATCTctgtattacattaaaaaaatataaccaCAGGAAAAGGCTTAACAAATTTGACCTTGGTCCCAAAGTACCCATGCTCAGAGCAAGGAGGCACCAGGTAGTGCAatcccctggtgctgctgtcctggcatGGGAAAAGGGACACATTTGCAGCCAGGAATGCTGCAGTACCGAACTTTTCAAGCAGCAGGATAGGGAGGCAGAAATGGCCCCTACATCCAACCAGCTAAGCTGCTGAGGAAGCCAGGGCCTTGCCCCATGGCCACCTGCTCccaatttttctgaaatattttcacaaaagctgaagaaaaagatTCGTCCCAAATTTGAAGACCCTTGCTGTGAAGTAATACAACCATGAACTGGAGAGGACTGGATTGTGTTACTCCCAAGTGAAGGTTACATTCTCACTGCCCAAAGTCATTTGTAAGATCTAATTTAAGATCTGATTTCCTCTAATACACCATTGAGCTATAATTAGGCAGGAGGCTGGAAGCTCATCATCCAAAACTACCAGAGACATATTTTAAAAGGCACCAAGAGTTAacagaattaatttcatttctgcatTGGCTATCTCTATAGGCCATTGCAAAGTAGGAAGCTGAGTGTATTTAAGGCCAGAAAGGTTCCAGCCAGTCATGATCTGAAATGGGCTTTTGCTTTCCTAGCAAAGCTCTTCAataaaaaaggacaataaaaacaGCTTAAATGTTTTCAGATGGGAAGCAAGCAACTAGATAAGGGAGATTTTTAAACCCCATCCCAAGGGTGTTCTAGTCCCTGGGCTTGGCACCCACCTACATGTACCGTGTGCCTTGTGGCCAAGGTTTGTGACCTACTGATGGACAAGTGTGTTTCCACAGTGAGGTGACAGGcatgccctccctgcagccctcccagcccgCTGGGAggacaggatgtgctgcagagatcAGCCCAGCAATGCTGACATGGAATCAGAGGGAAGAGCCAGCAGGCCGGGTGCAGGCTTGGTAGAAGGCAACGACATGGCTGTGACACTGGAGAGGCAAGCCTGGACACTGCCAACACCCATAACTCACTCCCACACCTTCACTTCTCCTCCTGAACCAggcctctctccctccccacccttCAAAGCCTCTCCTCCAACTGcgcagcactgccaggagctgggcagagccacagcactgagagaggccctgcaggagcGTGGCTCTGGACACTCTCCTGGGCAAGCAGCCCCATGAGCTGACTGAGCCCTCCATGGCATTTTGCAGGGGCTGTGGTCTAAACAAAGGCTGAGACATTTACTCCTGCCCAGGCAAAGAGGCTTGAGCATCCCTGTATAGGAACAGGGAAACCTTGAGCCAGAGATATTAGCAGGCTTGGTTACCGATTGACAGAGTCCAGATGAGCTCTGGGGTGCTCCTGGTGTCCTTCTGAGGCTTCAGGTCAAGCTCTGTGTCTCCATTTCAGGCTTGCTGCTGAGTATGAGCACATAAAGAGACTGTTGCAAGACCATGATATCCACATCCTGAAGGATTTAGCTGAAAGAAGGGTTAGTGCagatgaaagcaaaaaaactaTGCAAaagccccagctgctgtgccagcaacAGCTGCAGAGGCTCACACGTCCTGTAGTGAGAGAGGCACAAGGCTGGAGGCACGCGCCAGGGCCAGTGGCCTGTCAGAGGCACTTCACAAGAGCCCAGCCTTATCTGCAGCAAAAGAACAAAGGCAGAAGGACTTTGGCACAAGACCACAGACAGTAATAAGTACTGACCAAAAGCAAACTTCCAcactgagaaacaaaacaacaaaaaaaagtggTGAAGGAGAGGTAGGGGTGAAACACCCAGAGCATCCGCTGTGTCAGGACAGCAAGTGGCCAAGCCTGTTGGCTGAGGTTCATTGCTGATTTGGGCAGCTCCTATTTCCAGCAGAGAGAGTTTAAGTAAAGGTGGCTCCCCTGGTGTTACACACTCTCCGGCTGTATAAAGCCTCGTGGAAATTAAATGTGAGGTTTAGAGATTTGAGTCCCTCCCAAGTGAAGCATACACACATCACACTCAGCCATTCAGGAGGGCAGGGGGAAAGCAGTGTCCCTCACTTTACTCTTCCTGCACGCAGGACAGGCTTCCAGGCATCAGCTGGCCAGTGACTTGTGTCCTGTGCCCCCAGTCACGGGTGTCCCCTCTTCTGCCTCTCCTGCCACTCCCGTCTCAGCACTGCGATCTCCTGCCCATACCAGTTGTGCAGCTTGGAGAAGCAGATGGTttctggtggcactgggctctCCAGCATGGCTGGTGAGAGGCCAGGTGCTGGGGatcctgtggcactgctggcgGCCGAGCGCCGGCGTGGAGGCAGGGGCGGGGGCTTTGTTTGCCCCCCATCATGGTCAGGGGAGGTGGCTCCACCAGCGACACAACCACCACTACTCCATGTGGAGCAGCCATTTTCCAGGGTGGTGGGCTTCTCCTGGAGAGGCTGCAAGGCAGGGTTGGAGAGATGCCTCTTCCTGCCAGAGGAGGACCTCCTTGGAGACTTACGGCAAGCAGCCAAGCTCTTGCAggcctcctccagctgcttctccagctccctcaccACCAGCCGCATGTAGTCGAAGCTGGCCCGTGAGAGTGCCTTCACCCAGGCCTCCATGGCAGCCTGCCCGTCAGCCACCAGCACATAGGCCCTGGCACCAGCATCATCAAAGCGGATGGCAAATGCGAACTCCTCAGCAGCCTCACACAGCTCCACGGTGCAGCCCTCCAGGACCACCAGCCCCATGGGCTCCCGGCTCTCCCGCTCCTCGAAGTAGAAGAGGAGGTTGCCCTTGAGGACGAACCAGCGGCGCTGGTAGGAGGTGCCATGGTGGTGGTGCCGCTCCACCCGCTTGCGCAGAAAGCCGGTGTGGTCGGCCGGCGAGTCGCAGGTGGCGTAGTGGGCCACGCTCCGCTCATTCAGCTTCATCGCCCCACCTaggagcagaggagagagggggaagagGTTGTCTTGGTGTGAGGAGCATGTCACTGGCCCCACCAGAAGAGGCCTgatcctgctcccagggaaaagcagccccCATTCCAGCAGCCACTGACACAGGACAGCGTCTAACCCAGCAGGTACCCTACAAAGGGCAGGCTGGTTCCTTGCTGCTGCAAAGAGGTCACTACCAGAGCCTGACCACCCAGACACCTGCCTTCCCTGTGAACGCCAACACCGCTGTTTAATTTCTTATTCCACAGGTGATCTACTTTGCTGGTTTTTAATGCGGCACATCAAAGAAATTTGCCTCTCTGCCTGCGAGGCACTCATTTTGCTCTCTATTAGAAGGCAGGATAAGGAGGGTGTTTCATACCCAAGGGCTCTGGAACTTGCATTCTGTCCCCTTTCCCTACTCCCTGTCTCCATACAGGACcacccatccccagcagccctcCTGGAAGaactcccagctccagcaggttCACCAGCAGTGGGATGCAAGGTGCCATACCAGCTGTGCAGGTCAGACTGCAAACCCTCGCTGCCTTCCttggccaggctgctccctaGCCGAGGGTGTCCGAGGCTTTGGCGTGATGAGCACCATctttggaggaggaaaaggatgaAGAAGGAGTTATGAACCAGAACAGTTTGGGACTGACAGAGCTAAGAGCTGTGTCACTCCCACCTCAGAAATCCAGGGTCCTCAGTGCAGGCAAGCTGCACTGGAAACTGGGATAGTAAAACTGGGGGAACATACACTTGCTTCAAAGCCTGAGCCCTATCCCAGCTCAGGCCAGTGCTcctgtgggtttgttttctggCTCCtgagtttgttttgggtttgttaaaagaaaaaactaaatgTTTTGCAGAAGCTGTCACTGTCCCATTTGTGGAGGCCCTTTGGTAGGCGACTCAGCAAGTCAAGGAGTACTGAGCCTtgaggggcagagccagcacaaaCCTTTCTGCATTGTTCAATTGCAAAAGGATTTCCAGCCGCTAAAACTCCACACATAGAAAtatgcagaaaacaaaccacagccACCACTCCCAGGATCTGGGCACTAGGAGCTCCCCACTGCTGAGCAACATCCAGAAtccctcccgcagcccctctCTCCCCATCAGGGCTTGTGGAGCACGGCTGAGGACATGGGGGCACGGACCCCCGCTGAAAAAAGCCCAAGACCCCATGAGACACAAGGAAAGGCTGTTCGCTCCCTGGAggtgctctgccctggggagctcccagcctggcacactgTGCCGCGGACAGCCGGGGCGGCGCAGGCCGGCCCTGACgcgggggggctgcgggggtCCCACGTGTGccgtgctgggctctgcctttgTGTGCGGGCGCACGCCCGTGCGATGGGGCTGCGTGTCTTTGTGAGTGTCTGTGCCCCTCCATGGGTGAGTTCGTCGTGTGGCTGCgccccccgcggccccgccgccgctcccgccccgccgccctgccctgccccggcccggccccggcgccaCCTGGCCCTCGCCCAGCGCCTCCCGTTCGCCGGCGGGACCCcggcccctgcccggcccggctcaCCTCCGGCCGCTGCTGCTCGGCGGTGCGGGGCCCCGGCTCTGCCGCGGCCGGGCGGGGAAGGCTCCTGCGGCCGCCGGGGCCGTCCCGCCGCGCCGGCAGCACCGCCCCGCCAGCGgccggggggagcgggggggcCGGGACACCGCAGCCAGACCGGAGCCGAGTCCTCCCGCACCCCTTCGCTCAGCCCGACACCTCTGCGGGGTCGCAGCCTGGGGGGGACCTAAACCCCCGCTCCGAGTCGCTGTGGGGTGCAGCAGGCACGGGGGCGGCGGTGACAGGGTGCCAGCCACGGGGTGCAGCTGCAGCGGGGTGCAGTACGGGCTGGGCGCAGTGCTGATGGGCACCGGCTACGGGGTGCAGCCACCGTGGGGTGCAGCACGGACAGGGTGCAGGTGGAGGAGCGATATTAATGGGGCGGCACGGCTGTGGGCTGCGGTACCGGCGGGGCGCGGTAGCTACGGGCGGGcgggaaggaggaaaggaggcgTGGACGGTCCGTCAGCTGATGCGGACGGCATCAtgtgagcggggccgggccgggagagCCGCTCCGTGCTCTGTGccgcggcggcagcagcagcagcgatgGAGGCGGTAGCACTGAGCgggctggccctggccctggccctggcgCTGGCGCTGCCCTCCGTGGCCCTGGAGAACGGGCTGGCGCGCACTCCCCCCATGGGCTGGATGTCCTGGGAGAGGTTCCGCTGCAACGTGGACTGCCAGGCGGATCCCCACAACTGCATCAGGTCAGTGGATGGGGCTCGGTCAGGTCGAACTTCAGGCCCGGGATGGTTCTGGCACCGTCTGGGTCCCTGGGACCCCGCGGTGGATGGTGCATGGGAGGCGGGAGGCACAGACGCCCCGGTGCTGGGCCGGAGAGCCTCCAGAGCTGAAGGATGTGGCCAGGCTTTTCAGGCAGCCGGGGAAACGCTTCCACCTCGGTGAGATCAATAAACATGGATAGGGTTCAAATAGGAGCGCTGGAGACCCTCCTATGGCCCGGACCAGCCCTCCAGAGCCCCCAGTTAAGACCAAATCCCTCTGCCTGCCTCACCTGCTGAGGCACGAGGGTCGCAGGGTCTCAGCCTGCCATGCCCCCTCATTCCACAGCGAGCAGCTCTTCTTCGAGATGGCAGACCGGCTGGCAGAGGatggctggagggagctgggctaCGAGTACATCAACATGGATGACTGCTGGTCTGCCAAGCAGCGGGATGCGGCCGGGCAGCTGGTTCCCGACCCCAAGAGATTTCCCAGCGGAATTAAGGCTCTGGCTGACTATGTGAGTGCCTGCTGGGGGCCACTGGGGATCTCTGTCCCCATGCCAGTAtggtgggagagctgggaaggaaaagaggagtcTGGTACCTGAGAGACCCCTTGGATCTCTTCATTTGCTCCTTGCAGCTCTGTTCTCCTTACAGGTCCATGCCAGGGGCCTGAAGCTGGGCATTTATGGTGACCTGGGCGTCTTCACCTGTGGGGGCTACCCAGGCACTACGTTGGAAAATGTGAAGCAGGATGCCCAGACCTTTGCAGCGTGGGGTGTAGACATGCTGAAGCTGGATGGGTGCTACTCGTCCGCAGAGGAGCAGGCAAAGGGTAAAAGTTCACCAGCCTCCGGcattcctttccctgctgcttggGGTGGGGCAGCTGGCCCTCTGCAGCAACACTGGGCCACCCGGATCTTCCCTTGTGCCTCCTATTGCAACTGTTGGGAAAAGAGGCGGGAGTTTGTGTGCCCTGGAGCTGGTGTAAGGAAGGAAGCCAGGCTAGCCTGGTATTCCCCGTGCTGGGTGGGCTGGGACAAAGGCTGCTACTGGGACatgggctgctgccagccaccCCCTTCACTGGTTGTCATATTCTCTCCCTAAGGATACCCAGAAATGGCGAGGGCCTTGAACGCCACAGGCCGCCCCATTGTCTACTCCTGCAGCTGGCCAGCATATCAGGGGGGTCTTCCCCCCAAGGTAGGGGTTTTTCCATCTGTTGGCAAGTtcccatgtcccctgtgccctggaggAGCTCTTCTTGGAGCATCAGGAGCAGGGTGTTACAC
It encodes:
- the SMDT1 gene encoding essential MCU regulator, mitochondrial, which codes for MAAAAGRLLAATVARSGRAGWAGPGRAPALPLVPSRGATVTRSGAILPKPVKTPFGLLRVFSVVIPFLYVGTQISKNFAALLEEHDIFVPEDDDDDD
- the PHETA2 gene encoding sesquipedalian-2, with amino-acid sequence MKLNERSVAHYATCDSPADHTGFLRKRVERHHHHGTSYQRRWFVLKGNLLFYFEERESREPMGLVVLEGCTVELCEAAEEFAFAIRFDDAGARAYVLVADGQAAMEAWVKALSRASFDYMRLVVRELEKQLEEACKSLAACRKSPRRSSSGRKRHLSNPALQPLQEKPTTLENGCSTWSSGGCVAGGATSPDHDGGQTKPPPLPPRRRSAASSATGSPAPGLSPAMLESPVPPETICFSKLHNWYGQEIAVLRREWQERQKRGHP